A stretch of the Planktothricoides raciborskii GIHE-MW2 genome encodes the following:
- a CDS encoding PIN domain-containing protein, with protein MTRPNILLRSADPTHPMHANAINATTSLRGQSHQLCIIPQNLIEFWNVYTRPADKNGLGHTPTEAAAEVNRLKGLFLLLPDTLAIYSEWERLVLTYGVRGVNVHDARLVAAMVVHGLTHILTFNIRDFARYAEVTAVHPMDVRS; from the coding sequence ATGACACGCCCTAATATTCTGCTGCGGAGTGCAGACCCCACCCATCCTATGCACGCTAATGCCATCAATGCCACCACAAGTTTACGCGGTCAAAGCCATCAGCTTTGTATCATTCCCCAAAATTTAATCGAGTTTTGGAATGTTTACACCCGCCCTGCGGACAAGAATGGTTTAGGGCATACCCCAACGGAAGCTGCTGCCGAAGTAAATCGGTTAAAAGGGCTTTTTTTGCTCTTACCAGATACGTTAGCCATTTATTCTGAGTGGGAAAGGTTGGTGCTGACTTATGGGGTGAGGGGAGTTAATGTCCATGATGCGCGGTTGGTGGCAGCAATGGTGGTGCATGGATTGACTCATATTTTAACTTTTAATATCAGGGATTTTGCCCGGTATGCAGAAGTGACGGCAGTGCATCCGATGGATGTGCGATCGTAG
- a CDS encoding PIN domain-containing protein, translating into MKIYSALKGVSQIYLDTAPVIYYVQGVTPFFPVVDALFQEIERGKLRAISSPVTLAECMVLPLRLGDSALQQNFLDLLANTQGITLANIDVAVGRLAADIEARYRLKLPDALQIATALVAGCEAFLTNRQECKIPISIPPTPLKKGGFLE; encoded by the coding sequence ATGAAGATTTATTCGGCGCTAAAGGGGGTATCCCAAATTTATCTCGATACGGCTCCGGTGATTTATTATGTGCAGGGAGTAACTCCGTTTTTTCCTGTAGTAGATGCCTTATTTCAAGAAATTGAAAGGGGTAAGTTGCGGGCGATATCATCTCCCGTGACTTTAGCAGAATGTATGGTACTACCGCTCCGACTTGGTGATAGTGCTTTACAACAAAATTTTTTAGATTTGCTCGCTAATACGCAAGGAATAACCTTGGCTAATATTGATGTGGCAGTTGGGCGACTGGCGGCGGATATCGAGGCACGATACCGATTGAAATTACCCGATGCCTTGCAAATTGCTACTGCTTTGGTAGCTGGTTGTGAGGCGTTTTTAACTAATAGACAAGAGTGCAAAATCCCGATCTCGATCCCCCCAACCCCCCTTAAAAAGGGGGGCTTTTTGGAATGA
- a CDS encoding DUF2281 domain-containing protein — translation MSPLLAQVLREIEQLNPEEQLEVISHTTKLVKRQISGNSVWQAYLESKQERQEVYRRLANS, via the coding sequence ATGAGTCCGTTATTAGCCCAAGTTTTACGGGAAATTGAGCAACTAAACCCAGAGGAACAATTGGAGGTAATTAGCCATACAACGAAGCTGGTAAAACGCCAGATTTCTGGCAATTCAGTCTGGCAGGCTTATTTAGAATCCAAACAGGAGCGTCAGGAGGTTTATCGTCGCCTTGCTAACTCCTAA
- a CDS encoding helix-turn-helix transcriptional regulator, translated as MKVITKLSELKANCGDITNEEIAEFTGIDERELTELEKEEAQSIELVTLAKLCAFFQCTPNDLLFLDWEEVEIDRTAPSLEVLAKAREIIQQGFALAEEMPPRPAKEIWADFQAVRAQVGAEIANSKSIAPDMETVKTDA; from the coding sequence ATGAAAGTGATAACTAAACTATCTGAATTAAAGGCTAACTGTGGCGATATTACTAACGAAGAAATTGCCGAATTTACCGGAATTGATGAACGGGAACTGACCGAATTAGAGAAGGAAGAGGCACAGAGTATAGAATTGGTGACATTGGCAAAACTCTGTGCTTTTTTCCAATGTACTCCTAATGATTTGTTGTTTTTAGACTGGGAAGAAGTGGAAATCGATCGCACTGCTCCTAGTCTAGAGGTGTTAGCCAAAGCTCGTGAGATTATTCAACAGGGATTTGCTTTAGCTGAGGAAATGCCACCCCGTCCTGCTAAAGAAATCTGGGCAGATTTTCAAGCTGTTCGCGCCCAAGTCGGCGCAGAAATCGCTAATTCTAAGTCGATCGCCCCAGATATGGAAACAGTAAAAACTGATGCTTAA
- the def gene encoding peptide deformylase codes for MSSQILVEKKKLDQPPLEIHYLGDRVLRQNAKRIARVDSEIRELVREMLQSMYSADGIGLAAPQVAIQKQLIVVDCEPDNPATPPVVLINPTIKKYSRELSVFQEGCLSIPGVYLEVKRPEAIEVAYKDEHGRPKTLTANGLLSRCIQHEMDHLTGVLFVDRVENSLALTEELTKHGFSPKAVHKLT; via the coding sequence ATGAGTTCTCAAATTCTGGTAGAAAAGAAAAAGTTAGATCAGCCCCCGTTAGAGATTCACTATCTGGGCGATCGCGTCTTGCGTCAAAATGCCAAGCGCATTGCCCGGGTTGATAGCGAAATTCGCGAGTTGGTGCGGGAAATGCTGCAATCCATGTATAGTGCTGATGGCATTGGGTTAGCAGCGCCCCAAGTGGCCATTCAAAAACAATTGATTGTGGTGGACTGCGAACCGGATAACCCCGCTACTCCCCCGGTGGTGTTGATTAATCCGACGATTAAGAAATATAGTCGGGAATTGTCGGTTTTCCAAGAAGGTTGCCTAAGCATTCCTGGCGTGTATTTGGAAGTGAAGCGCCCAGAGGCGATCGAGGTGGCTTATAAAGATGAGCATGGCCGACCAAAAACTTTAACCGCGAATGGTTTATTGTCTCGTTGTATTCAACATGAAATGGATCATCTCACGGGGGTTCTGTTTGTTGACCGGGTAGAAAATTCTCTCGCTTTAACCGAAGAACTGACAAAACATGGTTTTTCGCCGAAAGCTGTTCATAAATTGACTTAA
- a CDS encoding CHAT domain-containing protein — MSQSEMPCLSIVIAPLKESLGQGSLTPTQDIPIRTGGTNHPGSHFAIWVVKAPYPGGYVHHDCLWSDSLNKRCQAWQQMFSPNPPAFGSEIAVFPNQIGESISYSSRLMLELGTNLWEFIFKDAIESTFAQSLGIAIGKQQPLRVQLDIRDPNLIALPWEIGQPKAGKPAISLNPQLRFSRTTSDVDPLSNVTSSHHLNILLVLGSDAEPEKPNIPLQLAKEADALRKILQQPIVSQKEGDRHLPMPTVPSYVHTLIQPTKAELIQQLETGKYNIIFYAGHGVKAPDGGQLLLRPNTTLSGTELAQLLVANGVVLAVFNTCWGAQPFIRENQQAIPRSSLAEVLIHHGLPAVLAMRDEITDEEALSFIQAFAAGLANRMAIDRAVAIARQKLLTLYKFNQPAWSLPVLYMHPDFNGELIQSLESLITQLPDNSTTALSFSAPVASLRPVEDYSQQFSPEQVWHIQGGRLTVGRRSENDLVIQERWVSQQHAEIFYRDISGQENQEPAYFLRDFSRYGTLILAPQGWQKIHHQEVPLKSGDQIKFGSSQGLTLKFVIEGQ; from the coding sequence ATGTCTCAGTCTGAGATGCCGTGTCTGAGCATTGTGATCGCGCCATTAAAAGAAAGTCTGGGTCAAGGGTCGTTGACCCCGACCCAGGACATCCCCATCAGAACGGGTGGGACAAATCACCCTGGGAGTCATTTCGCCATTTGGGTCGTCAAAGCACCTTATCCTGGAGGCTACGTCCATCACGACTGTCTTTGGTCAGACAGCCTCAACAAAAGGTGCCAAGCATGGCAGCAAATGTTTTCTCCCAACCCCCCGGCTTTTGGCTCAGAAATTGCCGTTTTCCCGAATCAGATCGGTGAATCCATCAGCTATAGTTCGAGATTGATGCTGGAACTGGGCACAAATCTTTGGGAATTTATCTTTAAAGATGCAATTGAAAGCACGTTCGCCCAAAGTCTAGGCATTGCGATCGGCAAGCAACAACCCTTACGAGTGCAATTAGATATTAGAGATCCGAATTTAATCGCCTTGCCGTGGGAGATCGGCCAACCAAAGGCTGGGAAACCGGCGATTTCTCTCAATCCACAATTGCGATTTAGTCGCACCACCAGTGATGTAGACCCATTATCTAATGTCACCAGTAGTCATCATTTAAATATCCTGCTGGTTTTGGGCAGTGATGCCGAACCGGAAAAACCTAACATTCCTCTACAATTGGCCAAAGAAGCGGATGCTTTAAGAAAAATTTTACAACAGCCGATTGTCAGCCAAAAGGAAGGCGATCGCCATCTACCAATGCCCACGGTGCCTTCTTATGTGCATACATTAATTCAACCGACCAAAGCTGAACTAATCCAACAATTAGAAACCGGCAAATATAATATTATTTTTTATGCAGGTCATGGGGTAAAAGCCCCCGATGGGGGTCAACTTTTACTGCGACCAAATACCACCCTTAGCGGTACAGAATTAGCCCAACTTCTCGTTGCCAATGGCGTAGTTTTGGCGGTTTTTAACACTTGCTGGGGGGCGCAACCATTTATCCGGGAAAATCAACAAGCGATTCCCCGCAGTAGTTTAGCGGAAGTGCTGATTCATCACGGATTGCCCGCAGTTTTGGCCATGCGGGATGAAATTACCGACGAAGAAGCGTTAAGCTTTATTCAAGCCTTTGCTGCGGGGTTAGCCAACCGAATGGCGATTGATCGGGCAGTGGCGATCGCCCGCCAAAAGTTATTAACGCTTTACAAATTTAATCAACCCGCTTGGTCATTGCCGGTGTTATATATGCACCCAGACTTTAACGGGGAACTGATTCAATCTTTGGAATCATTAATTACTCAATTGCCAGACAATTCAACCACAGCCTTAAGCTTTTCTGCACCAGTGGCATCGTTGCGACCTGTGGAGGATTACAGCCAACAATTTTCCCCGGAACAAGTGTGGCACATTCAAGGGGGACGCTTAACCGTAGGAAGGCGATCGGAAAATGATTTAGTGATTCAAGAACGTTGGGTATCGCAACAACACGCAGAAATATTTTATCGGGATATTTCTGGTCAAGAAAACCAAGAACCGGCCTATTTTTTGCGGGACTTTTCTCGTTATGGCACGTTAATTTTAGCCCCGCAAGGATGGCAAAAAATTCACCATCAAGAAGTCCCCCTCAAGTCAGGGGATCAGATTAAATTTGGCAGTTCCCAGGGTTTAACCTTAAAGTTTGTAATTGAAGGACAGTAA
- a CDS encoding putative toxin-antitoxin system toxin component, PIN family has protein sequence MLKVILDTSVFVAAFGSKTNSSPVKILDSWVDGEFALVMSPQLLEELVAKLSQRGVSEQTLVVLVAKIAAIALHIPGSYQATRLDEIDPDDNKFLAAAYEAKADYLVSVDNHLLSLKYYHGTQIVTPALFLRYLQENL, from the coding sequence ATGCTTAAAGTTATCCTGGATACTTCGGTTTTTGTGGCGGCTTTTGGCAGCAAAACGAATAGCAGTCCGGTGAAAATATTGGATAGTTGGGTTGACGGCGAATTTGCCCTGGTTATGTCACCCCAACTTTTAGAAGAGTTAGTGGCAAAGTTATCGCAGCGGGGGGTTTCTGAGCAGACCTTAGTGGTGTTGGTTGCTAAAATTGCCGCGATCGCCCTGCATATTCCTGGATCTTATCAAGCCACTCGTCTTGATGAAATTGACCCGGACGATAATAAATTTTTGGCAGCAGCTTATGAGGCTAAGGCAGATTATTTAGTGTCCGTGGATAACCATTTATTATCCCTGAAATACTACCACGGTACTCAAATTGTGACTCCGGCTTTGTTTTTGCGGTATTTACAGGAGAATTTATAA
- a CDS encoding type II toxin-antitoxin system death-on-curing family toxin codes for MLTPNFITRDDVLSIHADQIESFGGTLGLRDEGLLDSALAQPKASFAGDLLHKTIAEQAAAYLYHLAMNHPFIDGNKPTAFAVMDVFLRVNGYRLAVTDDDAYMLVLRVVRKELDKVGLVDELVKVVQRI; via the coding sequence TTGCTAACTCCTAATTTTATTACTCGCGATGATGTGTTATCGATTCATGCTGACCAAATTGAGAGTTTTGGCGGCACCCTTGGACTACGGGACGAGGGGCTATTAGACTCGGCTTTAGCACAACCTAAAGCCAGCTTTGCTGGGGATTTGCTGCATAAAACGATCGCAGAACAAGCAGCGGCTTATCTTTATCATCTGGCGATGAATCATCCGTTTATTGATGGTAATAAACCCACGGCTTTTGCAGTTATGGATGTTTTTTTGCGGGTAAATGGTTACAGGTTGGCGGTTACAGATGATGATGCTTATATGCTGGTGCTGCGGGTAGTGCGGAAAGAGTTAGACAAGGTTGGTTTGGTGGATGAGTTAGTTAAGGTTGTGCAACGGATATAA
- a CDS encoding Calx-beta domain-containing protein, whose amino-acid sequence MEENIAISQDERKDFSVGVSYSAGLGKDTVIGTLSDDNLQGNENNDELYGNKGNDVLNGNQDDDIVYGGEGDDAINGGAGNDTLYGDGKNNDTDTDPLTSGFGNDVISGDLGDDWIYGNQGDDQLDGGDGEDRLWGGQGNDLLSGGNGNDDLNGDLGDDIIVGGNGNDTGNGGDGNDQVFGEEGDDFLIGGKGSDLIDGGAGNDQILGDDPSLSFGFGNNNDIILAGDGDDIVLAGFGDDQVFGNAGNDIIDAQDGNDLIYGGQGNDTASGGGGNDRMFGDKGNDVLIAGSGDDEVSGGEGNDQISGNEGNDIINGNDGDDTVYGGQGTDILRGGAGRDLVFGDKGNDTLILDPGDTVTGGEGDDVFRLIRGNGAFNPAEAANISDFRAYGTDLLQLDGALKFEDLNIFDGIGENAGKVIVQDKLTGQTLAVLNGITAADLTRDKFLPVSQPQAPASQENQELQPSIPATSGPGAVTPPQPVQQEPAVISFSLGEFILNENGEQIGAPITVKRTGGLTQEVSVDVALTSGTATRKSTVAEGEQFDFDDTDFPLKVTFAADESEQKVVIPLEDDDLDEPAETIELALTNLQGENAKLGDQTTATVKIQDNDDPGNLEFAAAEYIVEENKGSIDVQVRRNGGTKGKVSVNLILDAAATPTPGTQLATPGTDYTNIFGSSGLRVEFANGESVKTISIPILDDTPPTPDGTKEIKLALANPNPSTAQFDSIKNTTVKILDDDIPTLTISKIDDLADEADPSNTATFEISSSLGAQQPPQLVNLQIGGTAKLGADDSAKPPQPPSDYIISGITDPTKTAVTISGGTTQFTVSVPKDLNDTETEGPETIIIDLLPGTNPTAYNIGADKSTTLNLLDDDKPTVSLEASGRIAENNLAQAVDLTFTLKGAIKAPITVNYTVGGSAENGSDYTISATSVTFNPSDFNSATNTATKKVKVSPLDDLTREPNEVIDVVLQEPPGGEYALDPEKNQTTVTVLDNETSVLIFTPSDPLALEAGNASEIGGEFKISRFGGSANEVVVNYQIDNTVKDSATPGIDYDTSKLPNFNAASLTGSITIPVGQEAVTIPITPLNDRVGGETLTEFITFKLLKGNGYEDPLGAEATIQLINNGG is encoded by the coding sequence ATGGAAGAGAACATAGCAATCAGCCAAGATGAACGTAAGGATTTTTCCGTCGGAGTTTCTTATAGCGCTGGCCTAGGAAAAGATACCGTAATTGGTACATTGTCCGATGATAATCTGCAAGGCAACGAAAACAACGACGAACTATACGGTAACAAAGGCAATGATGTCCTCAATGGCAATCAAGATGATGACATAGTTTACGGCGGTGAGGGAGATGACGCCATCAATGGTGGTGCCGGAAACGACACACTCTACGGCGATGGGAAAAATAACGACACAGACACAGACCCTTTAACCAGTGGGTTCGGTAACGATGTCATCTCCGGGGATCTTGGGGATGACTGGATCTATGGCAACCAAGGAGATGACCAACTCGATGGGGGTGATGGAGAAGATCGCCTCTGGGGTGGGCAAGGCAACGATTTGCTCTCCGGTGGCAATGGCAACGATGACCTCAACGGCGACCTGGGAGACGACATCATCGTCGGTGGCAATGGCAACGATACCGGCAATGGTGGCGATGGCAACGACCAAGTATTTGGTGAAGAAGGCGATGACTTTCTCATCGGTGGCAAAGGCAGCGATCTGATCGATGGGGGTGCTGGCAATGACCAGATCCTAGGGGATGACCCCAGCTTGTCCTTTGGCTTTGGCAACAATAACGACATCATCCTAGCCGGTGATGGCGATGATATTGTCCTCGCAGGTTTTGGCGACGACCAAGTATTTGGCAACGCAGGCAATGACATCATTGATGCCCAGGACGGCAATGATCTCATCTATGGTGGCCAAGGCAACGATACCGCCAGTGGTGGCGGTGGCAATGACCGGATGTTTGGGGACAAAGGCAATGATGTGCTGATCGCCGGATCTGGAGATGACGAAGTTTCTGGCGGAGAAGGAAATGATCAGATCAGCGGCAACGAAGGCAATGACATCATCAATGGTAACGATGGAGACGATACGGTCTATGGGGGGCAAGGCACCGATATTTTGCGGGGGGGTGCTGGCAGGGATTTAGTCTTTGGCGATAAAGGCAACGACACCTTAATTCTTGACCCAGGAGATACCGTCACTGGCGGGGAAGGGGATGATGTTTTCCGCCTGATTCGGGGTAACGGTGCGTTTAACCCCGCTGAAGCAGCGAACATCAGTGATTTTCGGGCTTACGGCACAGATTTGCTTCAGCTAGATGGAGCCCTGAAGTTTGAAGACCTGAATATTTTTGATGGCATTGGAGAAAATGCTGGGAAGGTGATCGTTCAAGATAAACTCACCGGCCAAACCCTAGCCGTATTAAATGGCATTACTGCTGCTGACTTAACTCGCGACAAGTTCCTCCCAGTGTCCCAACCCCAAGCCCCCGCCTCCCAGGAGAATCAAGAATTGCAACCCAGCATTCCGGCCACCAGCGGACCTGGCGCAGTCACGCCGCCGCAGCCAGTTCAACAAGAACCAGCAGTGATCTCGTTTAGCTTGGGGGAATTCATCCTCAACGAGAACGGTGAACAGATAGGAGCCCCGATTACCGTGAAACGTACCGGCGGCTTGACTCAAGAAGTAAGCGTTGATGTGGCTCTCACCAGCGGAACCGCCACACGAAAAAGCACGGTAGCGGAAGGCGAACAGTTTGATTTCGACGACACCGATTTCCCCTTGAAGGTTACCTTCGCAGCCGATGAAAGCGAACAAAAGGTGGTAATTCCCCTGGAGGACGATGACCTCGATGAACCCGCAGAAACCATTGAGTTAGCATTGACCAATCTTCAGGGAGAAAATGCTAAACTTGGCGACCAAACCACTGCCACGGTAAAAATTCAAGATAATGACGATCCGGGTAACTTAGAGTTTGCGGCTGCGGAATATATCGTAGAAGAAAATAAGGGATCGATTGATGTTCAGGTGAGACGCAACGGTGGCACCAAGGGGAAGGTCTCGGTTAATTTGATTTTGGATGCGGCGGCTACCCCCACGCCTGGGACGCAATTGGCTACCCCTGGGACTGATTACACCAATATCTTTGGTAGTAGCGGCTTGCGTGTGGAGTTTGCCAATGGCGAAAGTGTGAAAACCATCAGCATTCCCATTTTGGACGATACTCCCCCCACCCCAGATGGGACGAAAGAGATTAAGTTAGCCTTGGCTAATCCCAATCCCTCCACGGCGCAATTTGATTCCATCAAAAATACGACAGTCAAGATATTAGATGATGATATTCCGACGCTGACCATTAGTAAAATCGACGATCTGGCCGATGAAGCCGACCCCAGTAATACAGCTACTTTTGAAATTAGCAGTAGCTTAGGTGCTCAACAACCGCCTCAACTGGTCAATCTTCAAATTGGTGGCACCGCTAAACTTGGGGCTGACGATTCCGCTAAACCACCTCAGCCCCCAAGTGATTATATTATTTCCGGAATCACAGACCCGACAAAAACTGCCGTCACCATTAGCGGAGGTACGACCCAGTTTACGGTTTCCGTACCCAAGGATCTCAATGATACCGAGACAGAAGGGCCGGAAACTATCATCATTGACCTGCTACCCGGTACGAATCCCACAGCCTACAATATCGGCGCCGATAAAAGTACCACCCTCAACCTGTTGGATGATGATAAACCTACGGTTTCCCTGGAAGCCTCTGGGCGAATTGCGGAAAATAATTTGGCTCAAGCCGTTGATTTGACATTTACCCTCAAGGGGGCAATCAAAGCACCAATTACAGTCAATTACACCGTTGGCGGATCCGCTGAGAATGGATCTGACTATACAATCAGTGCCACTAGCGTGACGTTTAATCCCTCGGATTTTAATTCAGCGACTAACACAGCAACCAAAAAAGTCAAGGTGTCTCCGTTGGACGATCTCACCCGTGAACCCAATGAAGTGATCGATGTCGTCTTACAAGAGCCACCAGGGGGCGAATATGCCCTAGATCCTGAGAAAAATCAGACGACGGTGACGGTTTTAGATAATGAAACATCGGTATTAATTTTTACTCCCAGTGACCCCCTTGCCCTGGAAGCAGGAAATGCCTCGGAAATTGGGGGAGAATTTAAGATTAGCCGTTTTGGCGGTAGCGCTAACGAGGTGGTCGTGAATTACCAGATTGATAACACGGTAAAGGATTCCGCAACTCCTGGTATTGACTATGACACCAGCAAGCTGCCTAATTTTAATGCCGCCTCACTGACCGGAAGCATTACCATTCCTGTGGGTCAAGAAGCAGTCACAATCCCAATTACACCTCTGAATGATCGGGTCGGCGGTGAGACGTTGACTGAATTTATTACCTTTAAGTTGCTTAAGGGCAACGGGTATGAAGATCCCCTCGGGGCTGAAGCCACGATTCAATTGATTAATAATGGTGGCTAA
- a CDS encoding MFS transporter: protein MGVFLLVWFGQLISLIGSGMTNFALGVWVYQRTGSVTQFSLILLFGLLPSIVVSPIAGAIVDRWNRRWCMILSDSGAAITTVAVALLLATGSLQLWHIYLAVGLDSIFKAFQLPAYTASTSLLVPKEDLPRANGMVQSAQACAQLVSPLLAGILLGTIKLQGIIVIDFATFLFAVTTLLLVRFPNAKTDDVPVEGTTSLWGEALEGATYIFGRPGLLALLIVFAVDNFVVGLVEVLLTPLVLSFTSVAVLGTIQSIGGAGMLLGGLIMSSWKSPRSMLPTIFAFDILAHLCILTLGLRTSFPLFAVANFLLFFSLPLINGYSNTILLKKVTPDIQGRVFAIINMICWSCIPLAYVIAGPLADRIFEPLMAADGLLAGSVGQIIGVGPGRGIGLLFITMEIIAIIVTVAIYRYPRLRFVERELPDVI, encoded by the coding sequence ATGGGCGTTTTCCTTCTCGTCTGGTTTGGACAACTAATATCCCTAATTGGGTCGGGTATGACTAACTTCGCATTGGGAGTGTGGGTGTACCAGCGTACAGGTTCAGTCACCCAATTTTCGCTAATTTTGCTATTTGGTCTGCTCCCCAGTATCGTAGTTTCTCCGATCGCTGGGGCAATCGTTGACCGCTGGAATCGGCGATGGTGCATGATTCTGTCTGACTCGGGGGCGGCGATAACCACAGTGGCAGTAGCTTTATTACTCGCCACTGGTAGCCTTCAACTTTGGCACATCTACCTTGCGGTTGGCCTTGATTCCATCTTCAAAGCCTTTCAGTTACCCGCCTACACTGCTTCCACCTCTTTATTAGTACCGAAAGAAGACCTACCTCGCGCCAACGGCATGGTGCAATCAGCACAAGCCTGCGCCCAACTTGTTTCGCCACTACTGGCGGGAATTTTGCTAGGAACCATCAAACTTCAAGGGATTATTGTCATTGACTTTGCCACCTTCCTGTTTGCTGTAACAACTCTGTTACTCGTTCGTTTTCCTAATGCTAAAACTGATGATGTTCCAGTTGAAGGAACAACCTCTCTCTGGGGCGAAGCACTTGAAGGAGCGACTTATATTTTTGGTCGCCCCGGACTCTTAGCCCTGCTCATTGTATTCGCAGTAGATAACTTTGTGGTCGGATTAGTTGAAGTGTTGCTCACCCCCTTAGTGCTTTCTTTTACTTCGGTCGCCGTTCTCGGAACTATTCAATCCATTGGCGGTGCAGGAATGCTGTTGGGCGGCCTGATTATGAGCAGTTGGAAAAGCCCGCGCTCCATGCTCCCAACCATCTTTGCTTTTGATATTCTGGCTCATCTGTGCATCTTAACATTGGGATTACGCACTTCTTTTCCACTCTTCGCTGTTGCCAATTTTTTATTATTCTTCAGCTTGCCTTTGATCAATGGCTATAGTAATACCATCTTGCTCAAGAAAGTTACTCCCGATATTCAAGGCCGAGTTTTTGCCATCATCAACATGATTTGTTGGTCATGTATCCCTCTGGCTTATGTTATAGCCGGCCCCCTAGCCGATCGCATCTTTGAACCTCTCATGGCGGCTGACGGTTTACTCGCTGGCAGCGTCGGACAAATCATTGGTGTGGGTCCAGGTCGCGGAATTGGCCTCCTATTTATTACGATGGAAATTATCGCCATCATCGTAACTGTTGCCATTTACCGCTATCCTCGCTTGCGGTTTGTAGAACGCGAATTGCCCGATGTGATTTAG
- a CDS encoding PrsW family glutamic-type intramembrane protease, giving the protein MTQKDPEEAYLRQIFHGTGNTGQPDIPGQPPQRYPLSSTVEVVLGRDPSCQILVQPQQYVMVSRHHAVIRPKQNLPNGQTYWEICDLNSSNGTFVNGKRLRGSQKLMVGDRISLSKNGPEFIFEDVSPRQTIVNNTPPSQGGKQSGILPSQSANNLTFTQLFPILSTGRDLRRKAYLIPGSITVLFVVLMFATLGNASLFNLLLAAYLSISGYYCVYQLCGKHKPWWWLFGCAIATMVVLLSPLLSVFIFIFRDILPGSLPDPTNVSFFHLLTAMFFGAGLMEELVKILPVLMALVIGRSLRSPWRERLGVWEPLDGILLGSASAVGFTLLETLGQYVPQIVQEVGELQGLQLLIPRILGSVAGHTAYSGYLGYFVGLSVLQPKQRWLILGVGYLCASGLHALWNSTVILGYHVLAIVGILSYAFLGAAILKARSLSPTRAENFATRLRGQ; this is encoded by the coding sequence ATGACCCAGAAAGATCCTGAAGAGGCTTATCTACGACAAATCTTTCATGGAACGGGAAACACAGGTCAGCCAGATATCCCCGGTCAACCACCCCAGCGTTATCCCTTGTCTTCAACGGTTGAGGTGGTGCTAGGACGAGATCCGAGTTGTCAAATTCTGGTACAGCCCCAACAATATGTGATGGTTTCTCGGCACCATGCGGTGATTAGACCTAAGCAAAATCTCCCTAATGGTCAAACCTATTGGGAAATTTGCGATTTGAATAGTTCTAATGGGACTTTTGTTAATGGGAAACGGTTGCGCGGTTCTCAAAAGTTGATGGTGGGCGATCGCATTTCTTTGAGTAAAAATGGCCCAGAATTTATTTTTGAAGATGTTAGCCCACGTCAAACAATAGTCAACAATACTCCGCCAAGCCAAGGCGGTAAACAGTCAGGAATATTACCATCTCAATCGGCAAATAATCTCACTTTTACCCAATTATTCCCGATTCTTTCTACAGGTCGGGATTTAAGGCGGAAAGCTTATTTAATTCCCGGTAGCATTACGGTGTTATTTGTAGTTTTGATGTTTGCTACTTTGGGCAATGCGAGTTTATTTAATCTGTTACTTGCGGCTTATTTGAGCATTAGTGGTTATTATTGTGTTTACCAACTTTGTGGCAAACATAAGCCCTGGTGGTGGCTTTTCGGCTGTGCGATCGCCACTATGGTGGTGCTATTAAGTCCGCTTTTATCTGTGTTTATTTTTATTTTCCGAGACATTTTGCCCGGTTCACTTCCCGATCCGACAAATGTCTCGTTTTTCCATTTACTTACTGCCATGTTTTTTGGCGCCGGTTTAATGGAAGAATTGGTAAAAATTTTGCCCGTTTTGATGGCATTGGTGATAGGCCGATCGCTGCGATCGCCCTGGAGAGAACGCTTAGGAGTTTGGGAACCCCTGGATGGGATTTTATTAGGCAGCGCCTCAGCGGTTGGATTTACCCTGTTAGAGACTTTAGGACAATATGTACCGCAGATTGTTCAAGAAGTCGGAGAACTCCAAGGATTACAGTTATTAATTCCTCGGATATTAGGATCTGTGGCCGGTCATACGGCTTACAGTGGTTATTTGGGCTATTTTGTCGGCTTGAGTGTGTTGCAACCCAAGCAACGTTGGTTGATTTTAGGGGTGGGATATCTTTGTGCCTCTGGTTTGCACGCCCTCTGGAATTCTACAGTAATTTTGGGATATCATGTCCTGGCCATTGTGGGCATTTTATCTTATGCGTTTTTAGGCGCTGCCATTTTGAAAGCGCGATCGCTCTCCCCCACGCGAGCAGAAAATTTTGCCACTCGGTTACGAGGGCAATGA